The DNA region ATCAGAATTGAAGTTTCTAGTAGTAATTTTCCACGTTTTGCACGAAATTTAAATACTGGAGGAAAAAATTATGACGAAAGCGAAGGTGTTGTTGCACATAATAAAATTCATCATTCAAGACAATATCCATCACATATTAAAATACCAATAGTCTTAAAATAGTATTTGCTGTAATCAATTTATGCAAAAAAACGATCCTTACGCGGCATTACGATTTAAAGAATTTAATATTTTCCTCGTAATGCGGTTTGCAATGGTTTTTGCATGGTCCATGCAATTTGTGGTTATAGAATGGCAAGTATATAGTATAACAAAAGATCCGTTATCACTTGGAATTATTGGGTTAATGGAGGTAATACCCGCAGTATCGTTAGCCTTATTTGCAGGACATGTTGTAGATCAAAAGGAGAAAAAAGGATTACTGATTAAATGTTTATTGGCATTTTCCGTAATCAGTTTTGGATTATTTTTATTGACTTGGCCAGAAATGATTGCAGATTGGTCACAGCATAAAATTTTGTATTCCATTTACATTCTTGTGTTTTTAGGAGGAATAATCCGTGCATTTCTTGGCCCAACTGTCTTTTCATTATTTGCTTTAATTGTTCCTAAAAAAGTATATCCCAATGCAGCTACATGGAGCAGTTCCGTGTGGCAAATGGGCGTTGTGTTGGGTCCTGCATTGGCTGGATTTGCCATCAATTGGATTGGCGTACATTGGTCATTATGTTTGGTTTTTGCATTTTCGCTAATGGCATTGATTAGTTTGTCGTTCATTTCCAAGAAACCAATATTGAATCCCAAAATAGGAGAGAACGTATTTAAAAGTTTAAAGGAAGGCGTAAAGTTTGTCTATAAAACCAAGGTGATTTTAGGGGCAATAACCTTAGACATGATTGCTGTATTGTTTGGAGGTGCTGTAGCATTATTGCCTATTTACGCCCAAGATATTTTAAATGTGGGCTCTGAAGGGTTTGGAATTCTAAGGGCTTCGCCCGCAGTTGGTGCATTGCTGATTATGTTTACTTCGGCTTATTTTCCGTTGAATAAAAATGCAGGAATGAAATTATTAGCTGCCATTTTTGGATTTGGGGTATGTATTATCATTTTTGGTTTGTCTTCTTGGTTTTGGATTTCGGTGATAGCCCTATTTTTTAGTGGTGTTACCGATGGTATCTCTATGATTATTAGACAGACCATATTACAATTAAAAACACCCGACGAAATGCGGGGCAGAGTAGCCTCGGTAAATTCTATGTTCGTAGGATCTTCTAATGAGTTGGGGGCTTTTGAAAGTGGATTGACGGCAAAGCTTATGGGAACGGTTACCGCCGTCGTTTTTGGAGGCGGAATGACTTTGCTAACTGTTATTATGACCGGAGCATTCTTCCCTAAATTAAGAAAACTGGATTTACGAAAAGATATTGAAGCACATGAAAAAGATGATTAGACATTTTTCATAATTAAAACTTATATTTATACACAAACCAAAAAATATTAATACTATGCAATCATATTCGATTCAAGAAATAAATGAAATACTGAACGGAGAACTTGTTGGTAACACAACAGCTAAAATTAGCGGCCCAGAACAATTGGATAAAGCGGAATCCAATCATATTAGTTTTATCGGAAGTACAAAATACATTAAACATTGGTACACTTCTAAAGCTTCTGCTGCGGTAGTTAACGAAAAATTTACAGTAGAACCTGGAGAAAATCGTGCATTGATTAAAGTTAAAAATGCAGATTTGGCTATGGCAAAAATTTTGGAAGTTTTTAATCCCCCACCTCCCGTTTTTGATAATGAAATTCATCCTACTGCCGTAATACATGATAGTGCAACAGTAGGTAAAGGGTGCAAGATAGGAGCTGGGTGTTATGTTGGTAAGGATGTTGAATTGGCAGAAGGTGTAGTTTTATACCCTAATGTTACCGTAATGGACGAAACCAAAATCGGGCAAAACACCGTGGTATGGTCGGGTACAGTTATTAGAGAGCGTACAGAAATAGGTGCATATTGTATTTTTCATACCAACGTAAGCATTGGGGCGGACGGATTTGGATATAGACCAAGTGAAGATGGTAGAGGATTGGTCAAAATTCCACAAATTGGTAATGTGATTATAGGGAATGGTGTAGAAATTGGTGCTAATAGTTGTGTAGATAGAGGTAAATTTAGCTCAACCATAATTGGTGATGGATGTAAAATAGATAACTTAGTTCAAATAGCCCACAATTGCGTAATGGGTAGATCTTGCATTATGGCGGGTCATAGTGGTCTTGCGGGTTCTGTTACACTAGGTGATGGTGTAATTATTGGCGGAAGTGCTTCTATTAAAGATCATACTACTATCCAATCTGGAGCCACTGTTGGTGCTGGTTCTGGAGTAATGAATGATGTTGCTGCAGGCAAGACGGTATTGGGCTATCCTGCGACCGATTCAAGAGAAATGCTTAAGCAATGGGTAGCCTTAAGAAGATTGGGCAAATAGTAGGTCAACAATAAAGTGCCGTAAAATCACTATCTTTGTAAAATAACAGCTATAAATTAGCATTAAAATACGTTTAAAATAAATAATGGCAAGAGCACAAGAAACCTTTGGTAAAAAAGAAAGAGAAAAAAAGAGATTAAAGAAACGCGAGGAAAAGAAAAAGCGTAAAGAAGCACGTAAGGCCGGTGAAAAGAATGATACATTTATATATGTAGATGAGTTTGGACAACTTACTGATACGCCACCAGATCCGTCAAAAAAGATAAAAGTGGATGCTGAAGATATTGTTGTTGGTGTGCCAAAAAAAGAAGAGCAAGAAGAGGAAGATCCGATAAGAAATGGAAAAGTTAACTTCTATGATGATAAAAAAGGTTTTGGTTTTATAGTAGACACTGAGAATAATGAAAAATACTTTGTTCACGTAAGTGGACTGCTTGATGATATTCAAGAAAATGATAAAGTAATTTTTGAATTAGAAAAAGGACAGAAAGGTTTAAATGCTGTTCGTGTAAAAAAACAGTAATTTTACATTACCACTATAAAAAAATGCCTGATGATTATTTCATCAGGCATTTTTTATGCTTTTATTATTATATAATTGGCTAATTATTTTTCAGCCATTAAAGCAAAGAATTTATCGATATTTGGCATAATAACAATACGAGTTCTTCTGTTTTTTGCTCTATTTTCTCTTGAATCATTTTTAGCTAAAGGTTGGTGACTACTTCTACCTGAAGCAATTAATCTTGCTGGATCAACATCAAATTTATCTTGCATTCTTCTTACAATTGATGTAGCACGCAATACACTTAAGTCCCAATTATCTTTAATTGCACCTGTATTAATAGTTCTAGAATCTGTGTGACCTTCAACCATTAAGTCTAAGCTAGGCTCAGATTTTAACAAATCAGCAATTTTTTGCAAAACTCCATCAGCTTTGTTGCTCATTCTGTAGCTTGCAGTTCTAAATAATAAATTGTCAGCGATAGTAATCATCACTACAGTCTCATTGATATTAATATCAACTTCACCGTTAGCATCTTCACTCAATTCGCTGCCTGCCATAGTTTTCTTCAAATTGTAAGCAACAGCCAAGTTCATTGAATCTTTCAATGTTTTTGCACCTTTAACTGCTTCTGAATCCATTTTGGCGATAGTCGCTCTCATTGATTTTTTAGCATCATTAGAGATAACACTTCCGTCAGACGTGGTTAATTTTGCATCATTATCTGCTTTTAGAGCATTAATTTTTGCATTGTAAGCGTCAACTTTTGCCTCAATTGCAGCAAACTTTGCTTCTAATTCTTCTTTAGCAACTGCCGTTTTATGCAATTCACCTTTAATTTGGTCTCTGTCCTGTTCAAGTGCAACATATTTCTTTTTAGATACACATGCAGACAATAAAACCATTGTCAATACTAATACTGATAATTTTCTCATAATTTAGTG from Aureibaculum sp. 2308TA14-22 includes:
- the lpxD gene encoding UDP-3-O-(3-hydroxymyristoyl)glucosamine N-acyltransferase encodes the protein MQSYSIQEINEILNGELVGNTTAKISGPEQLDKAESNHISFIGSTKYIKHWYTSKASAAVVNEKFTVEPGENRALIKVKNADLAMAKILEVFNPPPPVFDNEIHPTAVIHDSATVGKGCKIGAGCYVGKDVELAEGVVLYPNVTVMDETKIGQNTVVWSGTVIRERTEIGAYCIFHTNVSIGADGFGYRPSEDGRGLVKIPQIGNVIIGNGVEIGANSCVDRGKFSSTIIGDGCKIDNLVQIAHNCVMGRSCIMAGHSGLAGSVTLGDGVIIGGSASIKDHTTIQSGATVGAGSGVMNDVAAGKTVLGYPATDSREMLKQWVALRRLGK
- a CDS encoding cold-shock protein, giving the protein MARAQETFGKKEREKKRLKKREEKKKRKEARKAGEKNDTFIYVDEFGQLTDTPPDPSKKIKVDAEDIVVGVPKKEEQEEEDPIRNGKVNFYDDKKGFGFIVDTENNEKYFVHVSGLLDDIQENDKVIFELEKGQKGLNAVRVKKQ
- a CDS encoding OmpA/MotB family protein translates to MRKLSVLVLTMVLLSACVSKKKYVALEQDRDQIKGELHKTAVAKEELEAKFAAIEAKVDAYNAKINALKADNDAKLTTSDGSVISNDAKKSMRATIAKMDSEAVKGAKTLKDSMNLAVAYNLKKTMAGSELSEDANGEVDININETVVMITIADNLLFRTASYRMSNKADGVLQKIADLLKSEPSLDLMVEGHTDSRTINTGAIKDNWDLSVLRATSIVRRMQDKFDVDPARLIASGRSSHQPLAKNDSRENRAKNRRTRIVIMPNIDKFFALMAEK
- a CDS encoding MFS transporter, which translates into the protein MQKNDPYAALRFKEFNIFLVMRFAMVFAWSMQFVVIEWQVYSITKDPLSLGIIGLMEVIPAVSLALFAGHVVDQKEKKGLLIKCLLAFSVISFGLFLLTWPEMIADWSQHKILYSIYILVFLGGIIRAFLGPTVFSLFALIVPKKVYPNAATWSSSVWQMGVVLGPALAGFAINWIGVHWSLCLVFAFSLMALISLSFISKKPILNPKIGENVFKSLKEGVKFVYKTKVILGAITLDMIAVLFGGAVALLPIYAQDILNVGSEGFGILRASPAVGALLIMFTSAYFPLNKNAGMKLLAAIFGFGVCIIIFGLSSWFWISVIALFFSGVTDGISMIIRQTILQLKTPDEMRGRVASVNSMFVGSSNELGAFESGLTAKLMGTVTAVVFGGGMTLLTVIMTGAFFPKLRKLDLRKDIEAHEKDD